A genome region from Alkalimarinus coralli includes the following:
- a CDS encoding HlyC/CorC family transporter yields the protein MNESSTELLFFILILLIILSGFFSSSETGMMSLNRYRLKHLTRNGHKGAQRASKLLDRTDQLIGVILIGNNFVNIFASSIATIIALRLWGDAGIAIATALLTLVILIFAEVTPKTLAALYPEKIAFPASYILTPLLKLLYPLVWSVNLITNNLLRLLGISQDNSNSDNLSREELRTLVNEAGALIPRKHQDMLVGILDLEKVTVNDIMVPRNEIVGIDIEDDFSDIITQIQSSQHTRLPIYKNDINNIIGILHLRNLTRVLSQETPNKASLLQECREPYFIPESTPLHTQLMNFQKEKRRIGIVVDEYGDIMGIATMEDILEEIVGEFTTNFSSSSADITPLEDGSYIIDGSATIRSINKTLSWNLPTSGPKTLNGLITEALESIPDTSVCLKLHKHKMEIRQIKDNVVKTVRISPPSK from the coding sequence TTGAACGAAAGCTCAACCGAGTTATTATTTTTTATACTGATACTGCTAATTATCCTGTCAGGTTTTTTTTCCAGCTCAGAAACAGGAATGATGTCGCTCAACCGGTATCGTCTGAAGCACCTGACCAGAAATGGACACAAGGGCGCCCAGAGAGCCAGCAAACTCCTTGACCGTACCGACCAGCTGATTGGCGTCATACTGATCGGTAACAATTTTGTAAATATTTTCGCCTCTTCAATTGCAACAATAATTGCTCTCAGGCTCTGGGGTGACGCCGGCATTGCCATCGCGACCGCACTCCTCACCCTCGTAATACTTATTTTTGCAGAAGTCACCCCCAAAACACTGGCAGCACTCTACCCAGAAAAAATCGCCTTTCCAGCATCATACATCCTTACTCCACTGCTTAAGCTGCTTTATCCACTGGTCTGGAGCGTTAACCTGATTACCAACAATCTCTTAAGGCTACTAGGCATCAGTCAAGATAACAGCAATTCTGACAACCTAAGCCGAGAAGAACTTAGAACACTTGTCAACGAAGCCGGGGCATTAATCCCTCGCAAACACCAAGATATGCTGGTCGGCATACTGGACTTGGAGAAAGTAACCGTTAACGACATCATGGTGCCCAGAAACGAGATCGTAGGCATAGATATTGAGGACGATTTTTCGGATATCATCACCCAAATTCAGTCCAGTCAACACACCAGACTCCCCATTTACAAGAATGACATTAACAACATCATCGGCATACTGCATCTGCGAAATCTAACCCGGGTACTCTCACAGGAAACGCCCAACAAAGCATCATTGCTACAAGAGTGCCGGGAACCATATTTCATACCCGAAAGCACCCCCCTCCATACGCAGCTCATGAATTTTCAGAAAGAGAAGAGACGCATAGGCATTGTTGTAGATGAGTATGGAGATATTATGGGGATCGCAACAATGGAAGACATTCTCGAAGAAATTGTGGGTGAATTTACCACCAATTTTTCCTCCAGTAGTGCCGACATTACACCACTGGAAGATGGAAGCTATATCATAGACGGCTCCGCAACCATTCGCTCTATAAACAAAACACTCTCCTGGAATCTCCCAACATCTGGCCCCAAAACCCTCAACGGCCTAATAACTGAAGCCCTGGAATCCATCCCCGACACAAGCGTATGCCTTAAGCTCCACAAACACAAAATGGAAATACGACAAATAAAAGACAACGTTGTCAAAACAGTAAGGATTTCACCCCCCTCTAAATGA
- a CDS encoding cytochrome C assembly family protein codes for MNILFFGLTSIALYTLGTTYQALIYFRKVPSKPFFALLIGLVAAAAHSTMTYGLVSVNGGLDLSFFNASSLFASLIVAVLLIISVQRPTQNLFLVTYPIAIATIICALLFDASPEELTYQNSGILSHIILSVLAYSVFTLAAGQAFLLYLQNKQLKTNYTSLLIRNLPPLQTMETLLFEMIWTGLILLTLGIVSGAIFIDNLFAQHLAHKTILSIIAWSIFAALLIGRQVKGWRGITASKWTLWGCLFLMLGYFGSKLVIEIIL; via the coding sequence ATGAACATACTTTTTTTCGGGCTGACATCAATAGCTCTTTATACGCTTGGCACAACTTACCAAGCGCTAATTTATTTTCGCAAGGTACCCTCAAAGCCGTTTTTCGCACTGTTAATCGGACTGGTCGCCGCAGCCGCTCATAGCACAATGACCTACGGCCTCGTTTCCGTAAATGGGGGACTGGATCTCAGCTTCTTTAATGCATCATCGCTTTTCGCAAGCTTAATCGTCGCCGTACTTCTTATCATTAGCGTGCAGAGACCCACCCAAAACCTGTTTTTGGTCACTTACCCAATCGCCATTGCCACCATCATTTGCGCACTACTATTTGACGCCAGCCCTGAAGAACTTACATACCAAAACAGCGGCATACTATCTCACATTATTCTTTCGGTTCTTGCTTACAGCGTTTTCACACTGGCCGCCGGTCAGGCATTTTTGCTATATCTCCAAAACAAGCAACTAAAAACAAACTATACAAGCCTCCTGATCCGCAATCTCCCCCCCCTGCAAACTATGGAAACACTCCTGTTTGAAATGATATGGACCGGGCTGATTCTTTTAACCCTGGGAATTGTCAGCGGAGCAATATTTATAGACAACCTCTTCGCCCAGCATCTGGCGCACAAAACCATACTATCGATCATTGCCTGGTCTATTTTTGCAGCTCTACTGATTGGCAGACAGGTAAAAGGCTGGAGAGGCATCACCGCAAGCAAGTGGACTTTGTGGGGCTGCCTATTTCTTATGCTCGGATATTTTGGAAGCAAACTGGTCATTGAGATCATACTCTAA
- the ffh gene encoding signal recognition particle protein, which yields MFENLTDRLSGSLKKITGQAKLTEDNIKETLREVRMALLEADVALPVVKEFVEQVKLRSVGQEVMRSLTPGQEFVRVVDAELQRVMGDTCESLDLSAQPPAVIMMAGLQGAGKTTTVAKLARFLTEREKKKVMVVSADVYRPAAIKQLETLASEVGVEFFPSSADQNPVDIASSAIDSAKKKFMDVVIVDTAGRLHVDEQMMGEIKQLHEAVNPVETLFVVDSMTGQDAANTAKAFNDALPLTGVVLTKTDGDARGGAALSVRSITGKPIKFMGVGEKTDALEPFYPDRVASRILGMGDVLTLIEEAERNLDKKKAEKLTKKIKKGKGFDLEDFRDQLLQMKNMGGMGNLLDKLPGMGQMAQAAQQHVNDKSLGQMEAMICSMTPHERRFPDIINNPRKRRIAAGSGTQIQDVNRLLKQHKQMQKMMKKFTKKGGMANMMRGMKGMMPPGGGFPPMGRM from the coding sequence ATGTTTGAGAACTTAACGGACCGACTTTCTGGTAGCCTGAAAAAAATTACAGGTCAGGCTAAGCTCACCGAAGATAATATAAAAGAGACCCTCAGGGAAGTGAGAATGGCACTGCTGGAAGCAGATGTGGCGCTGCCTGTTGTTAAAGAATTTGTTGAGCAGGTTAAGTTGCGGTCAGTTGGGCAGGAGGTAATGAGAAGCCTTACGCCTGGTCAAGAGTTTGTCCGAGTCGTAGATGCTGAGCTTCAGCGAGTTATGGGGGATACCTGTGAATCGTTGGATTTGTCAGCTCAGCCGCCTGCAGTCATCATGATGGCTGGTTTGCAGGGGGCTGGTAAAACAACCACCGTGGCCAAGTTGGCTCGCTTTTTGACTGAGCGAGAAAAGAAAAAGGTTATGGTTGTCAGTGCCGATGTATATAGGCCTGCCGCGATCAAGCAGCTGGAAACCTTGGCCTCTGAAGTGGGTGTCGAGTTTTTCCCCAGCAGCGCTGACCAGAATCCAGTAGACATTGCTTCCTCTGCAATCGATTCTGCAAAGAAAAAGTTTATGGATGTGGTGATTGTCGATACTGCAGGCCGCTTGCATGTTGATGAACAGATGATGGGTGAGATTAAACAGCTCCATGAGGCTGTTAATCCGGTTGAAACCCTGTTTGTGGTCGACTCAATGACAGGGCAGGATGCGGCTAATACCGCTAAAGCATTTAATGACGCGTTGCCGCTGACGGGGGTTGTGTTAACTAAAACTGACGGTGACGCGCGTGGTGGTGCTGCGCTTTCTGTTCGCTCTATCACAGGTAAGCCTATTAAATTTATGGGGGTGGGCGAAAAGACGGATGCGTTAGAACCGTTCTATCCTGATCGAGTTGCTTCTCGTATATTGGGGATGGGGGATGTTCTGACTCTTATTGAAGAGGCAGAGCGAAATCTGGACAAGAAGAAGGCAGAAAAACTCACCAAAAAGATTAAGAAAGGTAAAGGTTTTGATCTGGAAGATTTCCGTGATCAGCTATTACAGATGAAAAATATGGGGGGGATGGGGAATCTTCTCGACAAGTTGCCTGGCATGGGGCAGATGGCACAGGCTGCGCAACAGCATGTTAATGATAAGTCGCTTGGGCAGATGGAGGCGATGATATGCTCGATGACGCCGCACGAAAGGCGTTTCCCTGATATTATTAATAACCCAAGAAAACGCCGTATTGCCGCCGGTTCCGGTACGCAGATTCAGGATGTTAACCGTCTTTTAAAGCAGCATAAACAAATGCAGAAAATGATGAAAAAATTTACCAAAAAAGGCGGTATGGCAAATATGATGAGAGGCATGAAAGGGATGATGCCGCCGGGTGGGGGCTTCCCTCCAATGGGGCGAATGTAG
- the rpsP gene encoding 30S ribosomal protein S16 — translation MVTIRLARGGSKKRPFYHLSVTDSRNARDGRYIERVGFFNPIARGQEERLRVDSERVKFWLEQGATTSERVAKLLKEVQAAA, via the coding sequence ATGGTTACAATCCGTTTAGCTCGTGGCGGCTCTAAAAAACGCCCGTTTTATCATTTGTCAGTTACAGATAGTCGCAATGCTCGCGATGGTCGTTATATCGAACGCGTAGGTTTTTTTAACCCTATTGCTCGTGGCCAGGAAGAGCGTCTGCGTGTTGATAGCGAACGTGTTAAATTCTGGTTGGAGCAAGGTGCTACAACTTCAGAGCGCGTTGCTAAATTATTGAAAGAAGTTCAAGCTGCTGCTTAA
- the rimM gene encoding ribosome maturation factor RimM (Essential for efficient processing of 16S rRNA): MSRSKSNEAVLGKITSVYGVKGWVKIYSFTDPIENVLQYRRWTLKKDGVEKVVNLSSGKKHGKGLIACLEGCNDRELAQQFCGSLIVVSAEELPELEDGEFYWHQLEGLSVKTIDEVDLGRVSHLIETGSNDVMVVKSNRGDAKKERLIPYLPGQVVTDIDLEDKTITVDWDPEF; the protein is encoded by the coding sequence ATGAGTCGTAGTAAGAGCAATGAAGCGGTTCTTGGCAAAATTACTTCAGTTTATGGTGTTAAGGGTTGGGTAAAGATTTACTCTTTTACCGATCCGATAGAGAATGTACTTCAGTATCGCCGTTGGACGTTAAAGAAGGACGGTGTTGAAAAGGTCGTTAATCTATCATCAGGCAAAAAACATGGTAAAGGTTTGATTGCTTGTCTTGAAGGTTGTAATGATAGAGAGTTAGCTCAACAGTTTTGTGGATCACTTATTGTGGTCTCAGCTGAGGAGTTGCCTGAACTCGAAGATGGTGAGTTCTACTGGCATCAATTAGAAGGCCTCTCAGTAAAAACGATTGATGAGGTTGATCTGGGAAGGGTAAGTCATCTTATTGAAACCGGGTCCAATGATGTAATGGTTGTTAAGAGTAATCGCGGTGATGCTAAGAAAGAGCGCCTGATTCCTTATCTTCCTGGACAAGTAGTAACGGATATTGATCTCGAGGACAAAACCATTACGGTGGATTGGGATCCGGAGTTTTAA
- the trmD gene encoding tRNA (guanosine(37)-N1)-methyltransferase TrmD → MWIGAVTLFPEMFQAVTDYGVTGRAFKNRIMEFQAWNPRDFTHDRHRTVDDRPYGGGPGMLMKVQPLQDAIAAAKQAAGEGVKVIYLSPQGKRLDQAGVQHLANAEKLILVAGRYEGVDERLIKAEIDEEWSLGDFVLSGGEIAAITVIDAIARLIPGVLGHDQSAEQDSFFDGLLDCPHYTRPEIFQGQKVPDVLMGGHHEQIRRWRLKQSLGRTWQRRPDLLEDRMLSEEEKGLLEEFVREQSASG, encoded by the coding sequence GTGTGGATTGGGGCAGTAACACTGTTTCCAGAGATGTTTCAGGCTGTTACTGATTATGGTGTAACAGGCAGGGCATTTAAGAACCGGATCATGGAGTTCCAGGCATGGAACCCGAGAGATTTCACTCATGATCGTCATCGGACTGTCGATGACAGGCCATACGGCGGCGGTCCTGGGATGTTAATGAAAGTACAGCCTTTGCAGGATGCAATCGCAGCAGCTAAGCAGGCAGCTGGCGAAGGTGTCAAGGTGATATATTTATCACCCCAAGGCAAAAGGCTTGATCAGGCTGGAGTTCAGCACCTGGCGAACGCGGAAAAGTTGATTTTGGTCGCTGGGCGTTATGAAGGTGTAGATGAGCGTCTGATAAAAGCAGAAATCGATGAAGAGTGGTCTTTAGGCGACTTTGTGTTGAGTGGCGGTGAAATTGCTGCCATAACAGTGATCGATGCTATAGCCCGTTTAATCCCCGGGGTATTGGGGCATGACCAATCAGCAGAGCAGGACTCGTTTTTCGATGGCTTGCTTGATTGTCCGCACTATACCAGGCCTGAGATTTTTCAAGGTCAGAAAGTGCCGGATGTGTTGATGGGGGGGCATCATGAACAGATTAGGCGGTGGCGACTAAAACAGTCACTGGGTAGAACATGGCAACGACGCCCGGATCTGCTGGAAGATAGAATGCTTTCAGAGGAGGAGAAGGGGTTGTTAGAAGAGTTTGTCCGCGAGCAGAGTGCTTCCGGCTAG
- the rplS gene encoding 50S ribosomal protein L19: MSSKNNIISQIESEQMSKEIAEFGPGDTVVVQVKVKEGDRERLQAYEGVVIAKRNRGLNSSFTVRKISYGVGVERTFQAFSKLIDSVTVKRRGDVRQAKLYYLRDLSGKAARIKEKLG, from the coding sequence ATGAGCAGCAAGAACAATATCATTTCTCAGATCGAATCTGAGCAGATGAGCAAAGAGATAGCAGAATTTGGACCAGGCGACACAGTAGTCGTTCAGGTTAAAGTTAAAGAAGGTGATCGTGAGCGTCTTCAGGCATACGAAGGTGTTGTTATCGCTAAGCGTAACCGCGGTTTAAACTCTTCTTTCACAGTCCGCAAGATCTCTTACGGTGTGGGTGTGGAAAGAACATTCCAGGCATTTAGTAAGTTGATCGATAGTGTTACTGTTAAGCGTCGTGGTGATGTTCGTCAAGCGAAGCTTTACTATCTTCGTGACCTTAGTGGTAAGGCTGCTCGTATCAAAGAGAAGCTGGGCTAA
- a CDS encoding DsbC family protein, which yields MYFKLLGVMMLCGSAYVAAGDVSDQVEKNIRAQLGASLPALNITSIEKAPVDGLFEVSSTSDQPLLVSADGKYIIAGEVYQLDGHKITNLTEQKREIGRAEIMAAIPDAEKLSFKPKGETKATITVFTDIDCGYCRKLHKEVPRLNALGIRVDYLGYPRAGVGSNSYSKLVSAWCADDPMAAMTKAKNGSVIPAKSCENPIARHLELGQRVGVSGTPAIVLDSGKLLPGYAPADALAKQLGVL from the coding sequence ATGTATTTTAAGTTATTGGGTGTAATGATGCTTTGTGGTTCAGCTTATGTCGCTGCAGGTGATGTAAGTGATCAAGTAGAGAAAAATATCAGGGCTCAGCTGGGTGCTTCCTTGCCAGCGCTCAATATCACCTCAATCGAGAAAGCCCCCGTTGACGGGTTGTTTGAAGTGTCCTCAACAAGTGACCAGCCACTGTTAGTGTCTGCTGACGGAAAGTATATTATCGCAGGGGAAGTTTATCAGTTAGATGGACACAAAATCACTAATCTGACAGAGCAGAAGCGAGAAATAGGGCGTGCAGAGATTATGGCGGCTATTCCCGATGCAGAAAAGCTATCGTTTAAGCCCAAAGGTGAGACAAAGGCAACGATAACAGTGTTTACGGATATAGATTGTGGCTACTGCCGAAAGCTTCACAAAGAAGTTCCAAGGTTGAATGCGCTGGGGATTCGTGTTGATTATTTAGGCTACCCCCGTGCTGGCGTAGGCTCTAATTCATACAGTAAATTGGTTTCGGCATGGTGTGCTGATGACCCTATGGCTGCGATGACCAAAGCTAAAAATGGAAGTGTAATCCCGGCAAAGAGCTGCGAAAACCCCATTGCGCGTCATTTAGAGCTTGGTCAGAGGGTTGGAGTTAGCGGTACTCCGGCGATTGTACTGGACTCGGGTAAGTTATTGCCGGGCTACGCGCCTGCAGATGCGCTTGCCAAGCAGCTTGGAGTGCTATAA
- the alaC gene encoding alanine transaminase — MKDEFPRIERLPPYVFNIVGELKREARAKGVDIIDFGMGNPDQPTPAHIVDKLTETAQRGDTHRYSQSKGIPRLRKAIADWYQRNYDVALDPETEAIVTIGSKEGLAHLALATMVPGDAVLVPNPSYPIHPYGFVIAGADIRHVPLTDEVDFFSELEKSILDSWPKPKMLVLNFPGNPTTQCVDLAFFEKVVAIAKEHKIWVVQDLAYADIVFDGYKAPSILQVPGAKEIAVEFFSLSKSYNMPGWRVGFCCGNPTLIAALARIKSYLDYGTFTPIQVAAIAALEGDQQCVEDICELYRVRRDALCRGLNSIGWQVTPPKATMFVWAKIPDAYLDMGSLEFSKKLLKEAGVAVSPGVGFGHYGDQYVRFALIENEHRIKQAVRGIKAMFSKDGSL, encoded by the coding sequence GTGAAAGATGAATTCCCTAGAATAGAGCGGTTGCCCCCTTATGTATTTAATATTGTTGGTGAGCTTAAGAGAGAGGCTCGAGCAAAAGGGGTGGATATTATTGATTTTGGCATGGGGAATCCTGACCAACCAACGCCGGCTCATATCGTCGATAAATTAACCGAGACGGCGCAAAGAGGGGATACTCACCGCTACTCGCAGTCGAAAGGTATTCCGCGCTTGCGTAAAGCAATTGCAGATTGGTATCAGCGAAACTATGACGTAGCTCTTGATCCTGAAACAGAGGCCATTGTTACTATCGGCTCAAAAGAAGGGTTGGCTCATTTGGCGCTGGCCACCATGGTGCCTGGGGATGCTGTTTTGGTTCCTAACCCCTCTTACCCAATACATCCATATGGCTTTGTCATCGCGGGCGCGGACATTCGTCACGTACCTTTAACAGATGAGGTTGACTTCTTTTCCGAGTTGGAAAAGTCAATTCTCGATTCGTGGCCAAAACCCAAAATGCTCGTATTGAACTTTCCCGGAAATCCGACCACGCAATGTGTAGACTTGGCTTTTTTCGAGAAGGTTGTGGCAATAGCAAAAGAGCACAAAATCTGGGTCGTTCAGGACTTGGCTTATGCTGATATTGTATTTGATGGCTATAAGGCGCCATCCATTCTTCAAGTTCCTGGTGCTAAAGAGATAGCGGTCGAGTTTTTTTCTTTATCGAAAAGTTATAATATGCCCGGCTGGCGTGTGGGGTTCTGTTGCGGCAACCCAACCTTGATTGCCGCTTTGGCTAGAATAAAGTCATATTTGGATTATGGGACGTTTACCCCGATCCAAGTGGCTGCCATTGCAGCCTTGGAAGGTGATCAGCAATGTGTTGAAGATATCTGCGAGCTATATCGTGTTCGCAGAGATGCGTTATGTCGCGGCCTAAATAGTATAGGTTGGCAGGTTACCCCTCCTAAAGCGACAATGTTCGTGTGGGCCAAAATACCAGACGCGTACCTCGATATGGGATCTCTGGAGTTTAGTAAAAAACTGCTGAAAGAGGCGGGAGTGGCTGTTTCTCCGGGTGTCGGGTTTGGCCATTATGGAGATCAATACGTCAGGTTTGCACTTATTGAGAACGAGCATCGCATTAAGCAGGCCGTTCGAGGAATAAAAGCGATGTTTTCTAAAGACGGATCCTTGTAG
- a CDS encoding homoserine dehydrogenase, translating to MKLGICGLGTVASGAINVLKRNADSITGRAGCPIEVIQVGSRRLKENCDLTGIEFTTDLFDVVSNPEVDVVIELIGGYEAAKELVLKAIENGKHVVTANKALIAVHGNEIFAAAAEKNVTVAYEAAVAGGIPIIKALREGMAANKINWLAGIINGTGNFILTEMKDKGRDFADVLKEAQALGYAEADPTFDVEGIDAAHKLTIMASAAFGVPLQFDAAYTEGISQLSTDDVAYAEELGYRIKHLGITRLHDNGIELRVHPTLVPEQQLLAKVDGVMNSVLVDGDAVGQTLYYGAGAGSEATASAVIADVVDIARALNVDAGVMVPYLGFGPEKLTDLPVLPMDDVVSAYYLRILANDHPGVLAKVASILSDKGINIESVMQKESELNEGNIPMIMLTHEVKESAINAAIADIEALSDIEGKVVRIRAEHFSS from the coding sequence GTGAAGTTAGGTATATGTGGTCTGGGTACAGTGGCTAGTGGCGCGATTAATGTGTTAAAGCGCAATGCCGATTCAATTACTGGACGCGCAGGTTGCCCTATTGAAGTTATTCAGGTCGGTTCGCGCCGTCTTAAAGAGAACTGCGACTTGACTGGTATTGAATTCACGACAGACCTATTTGACGTTGTCTCAAACCCAGAGGTTGATGTTGTAATTGAATTGATTGGTGGGTATGAGGCGGCTAAGGAGCTGGTTCTTAAAGCAATAGAAAATGGCAAGCATGTTGTTACTGCAAATAAAGCGTTAATTGCAGTTCACGGGAATGAGATTTTTGCAGCCGCCGCTGAAAAGAATGTTACGGTTGCTTATGAAGCCGCCGTGGCCGGTGGAATACCTATTATAAAAGCGCTCCGTGAAGGTATGGCTGCTAACAAGATTAACTGGCTGGCAGGTATTATCAATGGAACCGGCAACTTTATTCTGACCGAGATGAAAGATAAGGGGCGCGACTTTGCGGATGTGCTCAAAGAAGCACAAGCGCTTGGGTATGCAGAGGCAGATCCAACATTTGATGTTGAGGGTATTGATGCTGCACACAAGTTGACTATTATGGCGTCCGCAGCATTTGGCGTACCTCTCCAGTTCGATGCTGCTTATACCGAGGGGATTAGCCAACTTTCAACTGATGATGTGGCATATGCCGAAGAGCTGGGGTACAGAATTAAGCACTTAGGGATTACCCGACTGCATGACAACGGTATAGAGCTTCGCGTTCACCCAACGTTAGTTCCTGAACAGCAGTTGTTGGCCAAGGTTGATGGTGTCATGAACTCGGTGTTGGTGGATGGTGATGCCGTGGGCCAGACTCTTTATTACGGTGCGGGGGCAGGTTCTGAAGCGACCGCATCCGCCGTTATTGCAGATGTCGTTGATATTGCCAGAGCGCTAAATGTGGATGCTGGTGTGATGGTTCCATATCTTGGTTTTGGCCCGGAAAAATTAACAGATTTGCCTGTGTTACCAATGGATGATGTTGTCTCCGCTTACTACTTGCGAATTCTTGCCAATGATCATCCTGGCGTATTGGCCAAAGTTGCCTCCATATTAAGCGATAAAGGCATCAATATTGAGTCAGTTATGCAGAAGGAATCTGAATTGAACGAAGGGAATATTCCGATGATTATGCTGACTCACGAAGTAAAAGAGTCCGCGATCAATGCCGCTATTGCAGATATTGAAGCGCTTTCAGATATAGAAGGCAAGGTGGTACGTATTCGTGCCGAGCATTTTTCCAGCTAG
- the thrC gene encoding threonine synthase: protein MKYISTRGSAPALNFEEVLLTGLASDGGLYVPEVLPRFTHEEIASWAGLSYTDLAFNVMFPFVEGSIPESDFREMLRDTYEEAFAHKAVAPLTQLDRNEWVMELFHGPTLAFKDFALQLLGRLLDYVLEKRKEHVVILGATSGDTGSAAIEGCRRCKNVDIFILHPHNRVSDVQRKQMTTITGDNIHNLAVEGNFDDCQQMVKESFGDQSFLEGKSRLVAVNSINWARIMAQIVYYFHASLALGGPHRSVSFSVPTGNFGDIFAGYLARNMGLPINQLVVATNKNDILHRFISENKYSPEVLHHTLSPSMDIMVSSNFERLLFDLYGRDGKALSELMESFKTDASVSIDDYRWKAARKLFDSFTVDDEQTCRTIKVVFDESEELLDPHTAIGVEAARQCRRDSSVPMVTLATAHPVKFPEAVEKSGAGVTPELPHHLADLFEREESYTVIENSLSAVQGYVKAHGNHNKAL, encoded by the coding sequence GTGAAATATATTAGTACTCGAGGTAGTGCTCCTGCCTTGAACTTTGAAGAGGTTCTACTAACAGGGCTAGCATCAGACGGTGGATTGTATGTACCAGAAGTTCTGCCCCGTTTTACTCATGAAGAAATTGCTTCTTGGGCAGGACTTTCTTATACCGACCTCGCTTTCAATGTCATGTTTCCATTTGTTGAGGGTTCTATTCCAGAGTCAGACTTTCGGGAGATGCTTCGTGATACTTATGAAGAAGCGTTTGCTCACAAGGCTGTTGCACCTCTCACTCAGTTAGATAGAAATGAGTGGGTAATGGAGCTTTTCCACGGGCCAACCCTTGCGTTCAAGGATTTTGCCCTTCAGTTATTAGGTCGCTTGCTGGACTATGTGTTGGAGAAGCGCAAAGAGCATGTTGTGATTCTTGGCGCAACATCGGGTGATACCGGTTCTGCTGCAATAGAAGGATGCCGTCGCTGTAAAAATGTCGATATCTTTATTCTTCATCCTCATAACCGGGTATCTGACGTCCAGCGCAAGCAGATGACGACGATTACGGGCGACAATATTCACAACCTCGCTGTGGAAGGCAATTTTGATGATTGCCAGCAAATGGTTAAAGAGAGTTTTGGTGACCAGTCGTTTCTCGAGGGAAAAAGCCGGTTAGTGGCGGTAAACTCAATTAACTGGGCTCGAATCATGGCTCAAATTGTTTACTACTTCCACGCCTCTCTGGCGTTGGGTGGGCCGCATCGAAGTGTTTCATTCTCTGTACCGACTGGAAACTTTGGTGATATTTTCGCAGGTTATTTAGCCAGAAATATGGGGCTGCCTATTAACCAATTGGTTGTTGCGACGAATAAGAATGATATTTTGCACCGCTTTATTAGCGAGAATAAGTATAGTCCTGAAGTACTTCACCATACGCTATCGCCCAGTATGGACATCATGGTTTCCAGTAATTTTGAGCGCCTCCTGTTTGATTTATATGGCCGGGACGGCAAGGCGCTTTCTGAGCTAATGGAAAGCTTTAAGACAGATGCATCGGTCTCTATTGATGATTATCGCTGGAAGGCCGCCAGAAAGCTGTTTGACAGCTTTACAGTGGATGACGAGCAAACATGCCGAACCATTAAGGTTGTATTTGATGAGTCTGAAGAGCTGCTTGACCCACATACTGCCATTGGTGTGGAGGCTGCTCGCCAATGCCGAAGAGATTCATCTGTGCCGATGGTTACATTGGCAACGGCTCACCCTGTGAAGTTCCCAGAAGCTGTAGAGAAATCGGGGGCAGGTGTAACGCCTGAGCTGCCGCATCACTTAGCAGACTTATTCGAGCGTGAAGAGTCGTATACCGTTATTGAAAATAGCCTGAGCGCTGTGCAGGGCTATGTAAAGGCTCACGGCAACCATAATAAAGCGCTTTAA